The Terriglobales bacterium region AAGATCCTTTCAGGAGCGCGAGCGCCTTCACGTACTTGGAGCGGACGTAGAGGGAGTGGTGGAAGTGGAAGGTGAGGCCGGCGGGGCCGTCGAGGAAGCCGCCGAGCAGGAAGGCGCGGCCGAGGAAGCTGAAGGCGGGGCGCAGGATGGTGTCGAGCACGGGCTTGGGGCGGCGGCCCTCGGCGAGCATCTGCTGGGCGGCGAGGGTGGAGTAGCGCTCCATCGAGGCGAGGTAGAAATCGAGCGACGGGTAGGCGTAGTGCAGGATGGGCTGGTGGAGCGAGGCGATGGCGCCGCCGGTGACTTCGACGGATTCGTGGACGGCGCGCTCCTTGAAGCGGCCGTGCCCGCGGCGGAAGAGGCGGATCTTCTTGTCGGGATACATGCCGCCGAAGCGGAGGAACTTACCCTTGAAGTGATGCTTGAAGGGGATGCGGTACGCGACGAAAGCGGCGCGGGGGTCGGGGGCCTGCTGGAAGGCGGTGTCGGACTGCTTGAGCAGGCTACGCAGGAAGCGGCGGTCGG contains the following coding sequences:
- a CDS encoding glycosyltransferase family 2 protein — encoded protein: MSLSVVLVTKNEEANLGRTLESIKWADELIVVDSGSTDATVAIARAYGAKVFAEDWKGYAAQKNSALDKATCDWILALDADEVVSPGLARAIRRLIGTPEGVEDVRSLSETLAISFADRRFLRSLLKQSDTAFQQAPDPRAAFVAYRIPFKHHFKGKFLRFGGMYPDKKIRLFRRGHGRFKERAVHESVEVTGGAIASLHQPILHYAYPSLDFYLASMERYSTLAAQQMLAEGRRPKPVLDTILRPAFSFLGRAFLLGGFLDGPAGLTFHFHHSLYVRSKYVKALALLKGSS